One segment of Streptomyces sp. XD-27 DNA contains the following:
- a CDS encoding M4 family metallopeptidase: MTALLAVGTATGAASARPDDDAGARTTPASGTIIAKADPGALPAKLSPAQRAELIREANATKADTAKALGLGAKERLVVKDVIKDVDGTTHTRYERTYAGLPVLGGDLVVDESRSGKVETVSKATKARVKVASTTPAVAPATAEKAAVKRARAQGSKDTRAAKAPRKVVWAAKGTPVLAWETVVGGLQEDGTPNELHVITDATTGAKLFEYQGIKEGTGNSQYSGQVTIGTAPSYTMTDTGRGNHKTYDLKHGTSGTGTLFTDADDTWGDGTPSNAQTAGVDAHYGAGLTWDYYKNVHGRSGIRGDGVGAYSRVHYGNNYVNAFWSDDCFCMTYGDGSGNTHPLTSIDVAAHEMTHGVTSATADLTYSGESGGLNEATSDIFAAAVEFNANNSKDVGDYLVGEKIDINGDGTPLRYMDKPSKDGASKDSWYSGIGGIDVHYSSGPANHWFYLASEGSGAKVINGVSYNSPTSDGLPVTGIGRANAEKIWFKALTQRMQSNTNYAGAREATLWAAGELFGVGSATYNNVANAWAGINVGSRVSNGVTVTPPGDQTSIVNQAASLQIKATSTNAGALSYAATGLPTGLSINASTGLISGTPTTTGTSSVTVTVTDSARQTGTASFKWTVNTTGGGNVFESTTDVAIPDAGAAVYSPITVSRSGNAPSTLQVAVDIVHTYRGDLVIDLVAPDGTTYRLKNSSTSDSADNVQATYTVNASSEAASGTWKLKVQDVYSIDTGYINSWKLTF, from the coding sequence GTGACCGCCCTGCTCGCCGTCGGCACGGCCACGGGCGCCGCGTCCGCCCGGCCCGACGACGACGCCGGCGCACGCACCACCCCCGCCTCGGGCACGATCATCGCCAAGGCGGACCCCGGCGCCCTGCCCGCGAAGCTGTCCCCCGCGCAGCGGGCGGAGCTGATCCGCGAGGCCAACGCGACCAAGGCGGACACCGCCAAGGCGCTGGGCCTGGGCGCCAAGGAGAGGCTGGTCGTCAAGGACGTCATCAAGGACGTCGACGGCACCACGCACACGCGCTACGAGCGCACCTACGCCGGCCTGCCGGTGCTCGGCGGCGACCTCGTCGTCGACGAGAGCAGGAGCGGCAAGGTCGAGACCGTCTCCAAGGCCACCAAGGCCCGAGTGAAGGTCGCCTCCACCACGCCCGCGGTCGCGCCCGCGACCGCCGAGAAGGCCGCGGTCAAGCGTGCCCGCGCCCAGGGCTCGAAGGACACCCGGGCCGCCAAGGCGCCCCGGAAGGTGGTCTGGGCGGCCAAGGGCACGCCCGTCCTGGCCTGGGAGACCGTCGTGGGCGGGCTCCAGGAGGACGGCACGCCCAACGAGCTGCACGTCATCACCGACGCCACCACCGGCGCGAAGCTCTTCGAGTACCAGGGCATCAAGGAGGGCACCGGCAACAGCCAGTACAGCGGCCAGGTGACCATCGGCACCGCCCCCTCGTACACGATGACGGACACCGGCCGCGGCAACCACAAGACGTACGACCTGAAGCACGGCACGTCGGGCACCGGCACGCTGTTCACCGACGCGGACGACACCTGGGGCGACGGCACGCCGTCCAACGCCCAGACCGCCGGCGTCGACGCGCACTACGGCGCGGGCCTCACCTGGGACTACTACAAGAACGTGCACGGCCGGTCGGGCATCCGCGGCGACGGCGTCGGCGCGTACTCCCGGGTGCACTACGGCAACAACTACGTCAACGCCTTCTGGTCCGACGACTGCTTCTGCATGACCTACGGCGACGGCTCGGGCAACACCCACCCGCTGACCTCCATCGACGTCGCCGCGCACGAGATGACGCACGGCGTCACCTCCGCCACGGCCGACCTCACCTACAGCGGCGAGTCCGGCGGTCTCAACGAGGCCACCTCCGACATCTTCGCCGCCGCGGTGGAGTTCAACGCGAACAACAGCAAGGACGTCGGCGACTACCTCGTCGGCGAGAAGATCGACATCAACGGCGACGGCACCCCGCTGCGCTACATGGACAAGCCCAGCAAGGACGGCGCGTCCAAGGACAGCTGGTACTCGGGCATCGGCGGCATCGACGTCCACTACTCGTCCGGCCCCGCCAACCACTGGTTCTACCTGGCCTCCGAGGGCAGCGGCGCCAAGGTCATCAACGGCGTCAGCTACAACAGCCCGACCTCCGACGGACTGCCCGTCACCGGCATCGGCCGGGCCAACGCCGAGAAGATCTGGTTCAAGGCGCTGACCCAGCGGATGCAGTCCAACACCAACTACGCGGGTGCGCGCGAGGCGACACTGTGGGCGGCGGGCGAGCTGTTCGGCGTGGGCAGCGCCACGTACAACAACGTGGCCAACGCCTGGGCCGGCATCAACGTCGGCTCCCGCGTCTCCAACGGCGTCACGGTCACCCCGCCCGGTGACCAGACCTCCATCGTCAACCAGGCCGCGAGCCTCCAGATCAAGGCGACCAGCACCAACGCGGGCGCCCTGTCCTACGCGGCCACCGGGCTGCCCACCGGGCTGTCGATCAACGCCTCGACCGGCCTGATCTCCGGCACCCCGACCACCACCGGCACCAGCAGCGTGACGGTCACGGTGACGGACTCCGCGCGCCAGACCGGCACCGCCTCCTTCAAGTGGACCGTCAACACCACCGGCGGCGGCAACGTCTTCGAGAGCACCACCGACGTCGCCATCCCGGACGCGGGCGCCGCGGTGTACTCGCCGATCACCGTCAGCCGGTCCGGCAACGCGCCCTCCACCCTCCAGGTGGCCGTGGACATCGTGCACACCTACCGCGGTGACCTGGTCATCGACCTGGTGGCGCCGGACGGCACGACCTACCGGCTGAAGAACTCCAGCACCTCGGACTCGGCCGACAACGTCCAGGCGACGTACACCGTCAACGCCTCCTCGGAGGCCGCGAGCGGCACCTGGAAGCTCAAGGTCCAGGACGTCTACTCGATCGACACCGGCTACATCAACAGCTGGAAGCTGACCTTCTAA
- a CDS encoding DinB family protein, which produces MTDIANSRPESWASRSEPPISLADPRELLDAYLDYYRSVVLRKLAGLPEHVLRHSALPSGWTPLELLKHLTWVERRWFQWGFAAEPMADAWGDRGPDDRWHVAPEESAEDVRADFHAQCARSRELVAGVPTEQRARTGGRFPTEADAPTLGWILFHVLQEYARHAGQLDVARELADGRVGE; this is translated from the coding sequence ATGACCGACATCGCCAACTCCCGCCCGGAATCCTGGGCTTCGCGCTCCGAGCCCCCGATCTCGCTCGCCGATCCGCGAGAACTGCTGGACGCGTACCTCGACTACTACCGGTCCGTGGTGCTCCGAAAGCTGGCGGGCCTCCCGGAACACGTATTGCGCCACAGCGCACTGCCCTCCGGCTGGACCCCGCTGGAGCTGCTCAAGCACCTCACGTGGGTCGAACGCCGCTGGTTCCAGTGGGGTTTCGCGGCGGAGCCGATGGCGGACGCGTGGGGCGACCGGGGCCCGGACGACCGCTGGCACGTGGCGCCCGAGGAGTCGGCCGAGGACGTGCGGGCGGACTTCCACGCGCAGTGCGCCCGGTCCCGCGAACTGGTCGCGGGCGTCCCCACCGAGCAACGCGCCCGCACCGGCGGCCGCTTCCCGACGGAGGCGGACGCGCCGACCCTGGGCTGGATCCTCTTCCACGTCCTCCAGGAGTACGCCAGGCACGCGGGGCAGCTGGACGTGGCGCGGGAACTGGCGGACGGGCGGGTGGGGGAGTAG
- a CDS encoding helix-turn-helix transcriptional regulator — protein MIRIHFTAADFARVRFASRPAPLQALNTAFMQMSHPHDALLFGRWRQRFLRSLPAAVEPLADLVPAGEAPAFLDVFGDTLTEGLDAVRAAPPDRVRAELERVYARHALPAPPWIRDLHRGDADAWQLLRRAQHAAFETALRPVWPLVQDLHQAEFTRHALAVAEHGIGAALAELVPGARLHEGTWELKAPLERNITLRGRGVVLVPTFHWTGHPLIADLPDRPLHLTYPAGPGLPLTPTGADGTADALAEVLGRTRFETLLLLAEEHTTTGLARRLGVSNATASAHASALRGAGLITTVRTGRSVLHQRTALGSLLVRRRG, from the coding sequence GTGATCCGGATCCATTTCACGGCCGCGGACTTCGCCCGCGTCCGTTTCGCGTCCCGCCCGGCGCCGCTGCAGGCGCTGAACACGGCCTTCATGCAGATGTCCCACCCCCACGACGCGCTGCTCTTCGGCCGCTGGCGGCAGCGGTTCCTGCGATCCTTGCCGGCCGCCGTCGAGCCGTTGGCCGATCTGGTCCCGGCGGGGGAGGCCCCGGCGTTCCTGGACGTGTTCGGCGACACCCTCACCGAGGGGCTGGACGCCGTCCGCGCCGCGCCTCCGGACCGGGTCCGCGCCGAGCTCGAGCGGGTCTACGCCCGCCACGCGCTCCCGGCCCCGCCCTGGATCCGCGACCTGCACCGGGGTGACGCGGACGCCTGGCAGCTCCTCCGCCGCGCCCAGCACGCGGCCTTCGAGACGGCGCTGCGCCCCGTATGGCCGCTGGTGCAGGACCTGCACCAGGCGGAGTTCACCCGCCACGCCCTGGCCGTGGCCGAGCACGGCATCGGCGCCGCGCTCGCCGAACTCGTTCCGGGGGCCCGCCTGCACGAGGGCACCTGGGAGCTCAAAGCGCCCCTCGAGCGGAACATCACGCTGCGCGGTCGCGGCGTCGTCCTCGTCCCCACCTTCCACTGGACCGGCCACCCCCTCATCGCCGACCTGCCCGACCGCCCCCTGCACCTGACCTATCCGGCGGGCCCGGGCCTCCCCCTCACACCGACCGGGGCCGACGGCACGGCCGACGCGCTGGCGGAGGTCCTGGGCCGCACCCGCTTCGAGACCCTGCTGCTGCTCGCCGAGGAGCACACCACGACCGGGCTCGCCCGGCGCCTGGGCGTCAGCAACGCCACCGCCTCGGCCCACGCCAGCGCCCTGCGCGGCGCGGGCCTGATCACCACGGTCCGCACCGGACGCTCGGTCCTGCACCAGCGAACCGCACTGGGCAGCCTGCTGGTACGGCGCCGAGGCTGA
- a CDS encoding alpha/beta hydrolase, with the protein MVSRRTVARSAAGAAAAAAAAGLLLAGGTGAARAQADGTRARTADAARAQAAARSRARSAGGVTVRLPAPTGRHRVGATTLYLVDKGRRDPWQPAIPVREVMATVFYPARTVRGYPVAPQISAGAVRLFPQIDVPMRHLPTAGVNWAATMTHAHTDAPAQPVRRPVLLYSPGGGDPRTVGTSLAEELASHGWVVVAVDHPGDASEVEFPNERAGRGQVRETVFFAPPTPEQFRTMIDTRVADLAFVLDRLAALAAGRNPDAAGRPLPESLDRALDLRRVGVYGHSAGGTAVAEAMYEDRRIGAAVDLEGYLDYPPDENGRPGSCSRSPGTEWTGRSSCWEPTASATNGSTAPGRPSSPTRGAVSAGGSSATPRTGCSPTTPPSHPSCRPPG; encoded by the coding sequence ATGGTGTCCCGGCGGACCGTGGCCAGGTCGGCCGCGGGGGCCGCGGCGGCCGCGGCCGCCGCCGGTCTGCTGCTCGCGGGCGGCACCGGCGCGGCACGGGCGCAGGCGGACGGCACACGGGCACGGACCGCGGACGCCGCCCGGGCGCAGGCCGCGGCCCGCTCGCGGGCGCGGTCGGCCGGCGGCGTCACCGTACGGCTGCCCGCGCCGACCGGCCGGCACCGGGTCGGGGCCACCACGCTGTATCTGGTCGACAAGGGCAGGCGGGACCCGTGGCAGCCCGCGATCCCCGTCCGGGAGGTGATGGCCACGGTGTTCTACCCGGCCCGCACCGTGCGCGGCTACCCGGTCGCGCCGCAGATCAGCGCGGGTGCCGTGCGGCTGTTCCCGCAGATCGACGTCCCCATGCGCCACCTGCCGACGGCGGGCGTGAACTGGGCCGCCACCATGACCCACGCGCACACGGACGCGCCCGCGCAGCCCGTGCGGCGACCGGTGCTGCTCTACAGCCCGGGCGGCGGCGACCCGCGCACCGTGGGCACCTCACTCGCCGAGGAACTGGCGAGCCACGGCTGGGTGGTGGTGGCCGTCGACCACCCCGGCGACGCCAGTGAGGTGGAGTTCCCGAACGAGCGGGCGGGACGGGGACAGGTCCGTGAGACCGTCTTCTTCGCACCGCCCACGCCGGAGCAGTTCCGCACGATGATCGACACCCGGGTCGCGGACCTCGCCTTCGTGCTGGACCGGCTGGCGGCGCTGGCGGCCGGCCGGAACCCGGACGCGGCGGGACGCCCCCTGCCGGAGAGCCTCGACCGTGCGCTGGATCTGCGACGCGTGGGCGTGTACGGCCACTCGGCGGGCGGCACCGCCGTGGCCGAGGCGATGTACGAGGACCGCCGCATCGGCGCGGCGGTCGACCTGGAGGGCTATCTGGACTACCCACCGGACGAGAACGGCCGGCCGGGGAGCTGTTCCCGATCGCCCGGTACGGAGTGGACCGGCCGCTCCTCCTGCTGGGAACCGACGGCTTCCGCGACGAACGGTTCGACCGCTCCTGGTCGGCCGTCCTCGCCCACCCGCGGGGCCGTGTCAGCAGGCGGCAGCTCGGCAACGCCACGCACTGGGTGTTCACCGACTACGCCGCCATCGCACCCCAGTTGCAGGCCGCCGGGCTGA
- a CDS encoding TetR/AcrR family transcriptional regulator: protein MARRHLTPQDWSTAALRAMARGGVAAVSVNALAGELGATRGSFYWHFADRDALLKAALEMWEQVHTAATIAELGDIADPRQRLAALFSTALGEEHINGLEPAIVAHADHPAVAPVLRRVTERRIAYLTDLYADLGLAAAPARRQAVTTYAAYLGWLELRRCAPDIVPEVATTGATATAALDHLVTELSRGGTERPPPKDPGKGHPPREEYPLARSIRLMADPPRSVVGRRGHHRDIRSGA, encoded by the coding sequence ATGGCGAGAAGGCACCTCACCCCCCAGGACTGGTCGACCGCGGCGCTGCGCGCGATGGCACGCGGCGGCGTCGCCGCGGTGTCGGTCAACGCGCTCGCGGGCGAGCTGGGGGCGACCCGGGGCAGCTTCTACTGGCACTTCGCGGACCGCGACGCGCTCCTGAAGGCCGCGCTCGAGATGTGGGAGCAGGTCCACACCGCGGCCACGATCGCGGAGTTGGGCGACATCGCCGATCCGCGGCAGCGGCTGGCAGCCCTGTTCTCCACCGCCCTGGGAGAGGAGCACATCAACGGCCTGGAGCCCGCGATCGTCGCCCACGCCGACCACCCGGCCGTCGCCCCGGTCCTGCGCCGGGTCACCGAGCGGCGGATCGCCTACCTCACGGACCTCTACGCCGACCTGGGCCTGGCCGCCGCCCCCGCCCGACGCCAGGCGGTCACCACGTACGCCGCCTACCTCGGCTGGCTCGAACTGCGCCGCTGCGCCCCCGACATCGTGCCCGAGGTCGCCACCACCGGGGCCACCGCCACCGCCGCGCTCGACCACCTCGTCACCGAGCTGTCCCGAGGGGGCACTGAGCGGCCCCCACCAAAGGACCCCGGGAAGGGGCATCCCCCTCGGGAGGAGTACCCCCTCGCGAGGAGCATCCGCCTCATGGCGGATCCGCCTCGTTCTGTGGTGGGTCGCCGGGGCCACCACCGCGACATACGTTCAGGCGCATGA
- a CDS encoding DUF6463 family protein — protein sequence MTRWIPRLVIGLAALHFAVSLIASSTFDDMARDGLWNAAPGEPLREYEMWFFLAGFGLLGLGTLSGHIVRETGRLPAQLGWYLLSIGVPLQILYPVSGAPGLIVLGVLALIAARRDSAA from the coding sequence ATGACGCGATGGATTCCCCGGCTGGTGATCGGGCTGGCCGCACTGCACTTCGCGGTCTCACTGATCGCCTCGAGCACCTTCGACGACATGGCCCGCGACGGACTGTGGAACGCCGCCCCCGGGGAACCGCTGCGCGAGTACGAGATGTGGTTCTTCCTCGCCGGGTTCGGCCTCCTGGGCCTGGGCACCCTGAGCGGCCATATCGTCCGCGAGACCGGCAGGCTCCCGGCGCAGCTGGGCTGGTACCTGCTCTCCATCGGAGTGCCGCTGCAGATCCTCTATCCCGTGTCCGGCGCGCCCGGACTGATCGTGCTCGGCGTACTGGCCCTGATCGCGGCCCGGCGGGACAGCGCGGCGTGA
- a CDS encoding ABC transporter ATP-binding protein yields the protein MTTGAETTDPFDQDALPAPKGAARALLWSLLAPRRARVWLGAVLLLLQQAAVQAGPLLVAYAIDRAVPAYRDGDHGPLIAVGAVYLGSAAASGLLQYAFIRTSARVGQDVLLDLRGRIFRHAQALSVDFHERYTSGRLISRATTDVESLRELVNEGLEELVGVVVSVVYISLTLLYLDWGLGGAAVLSFWPLYLLIRLFDRRSKRVYRKRSTAIAAVIVKFTETMNGIRPVQAFRRERSNEAHFDELNRRHERINGDSILEMARYVVGSRLVANVALAAIVLWGAYRVAAGDLALGVLAAAALYLRRLYDPIDRLGMFLNSYQSAAASLEKIAGLLAQRPSVPEPERPRPLPERRGGLPGREVVFEGVRFAYRTGGEVLPPFDLTLPAGQTVAVVGSTGAGKSTLAKLLARFYDPTSGRVLLDGVDLRELAVPELRRGVVMVTQEAFLFSGTVADNIAIGRPDATRADIERAAKAIGAHDFITALPDGYDTDVRKRGGRISAGQRQLVAFARALLADPAVLILDEATSSLDIPGERAVQRAMHTVLSGRTAVVIAHRLSTVEIADRVLVMADGRVVEDGTPAELIADEGRFAGLHKAWRDSLV from the coding sequence ATGACGACCGGCGCCGAGACCACCGATCCGTTCGACCAGGACGCGCTGCCCGCGCCCAAGGGCGCCGCCCGCGCCCTGCTGTGGTCGCTGCTCGCCCCGCGCCGCGCCCGGGTCTGGCTGGGCGCCGTGCTGCTGCTCCTCCAGCAGGCCGCGGTCCAGGCGGGCCCGCTGCTGGTGGCATACGCCATCGACCGGGCCGTACCCGCCTACCGCGACGGCGACCACGGCCCCCTGATCGCCGTCGGGGCGGTGTACCTGGGCAGCGCCGCGGCGTCCGGGCTGCTGCAGTACGCGTTCATCCGCACCTCGGCCCGGGTCGGCCAGGACGTCCTGCTGGATCTGCGCGGCCGGATCTTCCGGCACGCGCAGGCGCTCAGCGTCGACTTCCACGAGCGCTACACCTCCGGGCGGCTGATATCGCGTGCCACCACGGATGTGGAGTCGCTGCGCGAGCTGGTCAACGAGGGCCTGGAAGAGCTGGTGGGCGTCGTGGTGTCCGTGGTGTACATCTCGCTGACGCTGCTCTACCTGGACTGGGGGCTCGGCGGCGCCGCCGTGCTGTCGTTCTGGCCGCTGTACCTGCTCATACGGCTCTTCGACCGCCGTTCCAAGCGGGTCTACCGCAAGCGGTCCACGGCCATCGCCGCGGTGATCGTGAAGTTCACCGAGACGATGAACGGGATCCGGCCGGTGCAGGCGTTCCGCCGCGAGCGGTCCAACGAGGCGCACTTCGACGAGCTGAACCGCCGGCACGAGCGGATCAACGGCGACTCCATCCTGGAGATGGCCCGCTACGTGGTCGGCTCGCGGCTGGTGGCCAACGTCGCGCTGGCCGCCATCGTGCTGTGGGGCGCCTACCGCGTCGCCGCCGGCGACCTGGCGCTGGGCGTGCTGGCCGCCGCGGCGCTGTATCTGCGCCGGCTGTACGACCCGATCGACCGGCTCGGGATGTTCCTCAACTCCTACCAGTCGGCCGCCGCCTCACTGGAGAAGATCGCGGGTCTGCTGGCGCAGCGGCCGTCCGTTCCGGAGCCGGAGCGGCCGCGTCCGCTGCCGGAGCGCCGGGGTGGACTGCCGGGCCGGGAGGTCGTCTTCGAGGGCGTGCGGTTCGCGTACCGCACCGGCGGCGAGGTGCTGCCGCCCTTCGACCTGACGCTTCCGGCGGGGCAGACGGTGGCGGTGGTCGGCTCGACGGGGGCGGGCAAGTCCACCCTCGCCAAGCTGCTGGCCCGGTTCTACGACCCGACATCGGGCCGGGTGCTGCTGGACGGCGTGGACCTGCGCGAGCTGGCCGTGCCGGAACTGCGGCGCGGGGTGGTGATGGTGACGCAGGAGGCGTTCCTGTTCTCCGGCACGGTGGCGGACAACATCGCCATAGGCCGCCCGGACGCCACCCGGGCCGACATCGAGCGGGCGGCGAAGGCCATCGGCGCGCACGACTTCATCACCGCGCTGCCGGACGGCTACGACACGGACGTACGCAAGCGCGGCGGCCGGATCTCGGCGGGCCAGCGGCAGCTCGTGGCCTTCGCCCGCGCGCTGCTGGCGGACCCGGCGGTGCTGATCCTGGACGAGGCGACGTCGTCGCTGGACATCCCGGGCGAACGGGCCGTGCAGCGGGCCATGCACACCGTGCTCAGCGGCCGTACGGCCGTGGTCATCGCGCACCGCCTGTCGACGGTGGAGATCGCGGACCGGGTCCTGGTGATGGCGGACGGCCGCGTGGTGGAGGACGGCACCCCGGCGGAACTCATCGCGGACGAGGGCCGCTTCGCGGGCCTGCACAAGGCGTGGCGGGACAGCCTGGTCTGA
- a CDS encoding ABC transporter ATP-binding protein, with the protein MSATSEGNQETGSRSAVRSLLRLWPYVRPVRARLFTAAGVAIVASCLSLVIPLVLKWLVDGPVADRDPGGVWLGGALLLGLGLAEALLFGLRRWLVARPLAGVEAAMRADLYRRLQRLPVSFHDRWPSGQLLSRATTDLMLLRLFLAFPMTFLVVNGATILVGFAILLTQDWALGLVLLGPVVPLVILCSLFETRYSAVARTAQDQLGDLTTVVEEGVLGIRIIKGFGRHRAQARAFHSLSHRLRTTELRKARLLATLWALIMALPELAIGAALVLGTVRVADGDLSAGTLVGFLSTALALRWPVESIGFLLAISQDAANAADRYFEVMDEPPAADEDGDGQRSPGGKRLGGGGQHSPGGKRLDGEGASTGGGARFEPASTGGGLRFEGVEFRYADAPDGDPPVLRGIDLHIRQGESMALVGATGSGKTTLTALVPRLHEATGGRITVDGRDITAMCRDDLRTLVSVAFEEPTLFSATAGENVLMGAADGGPEDLSRALAVAQADFVHALPDGTDTKVGEQGLSLSGGQRQRLALARAVVGRPRFLVLDDPLSALDVHTEALVEAALREVLTDTTALIVAHRPSTVLLADRVALLSEGRIAAVGTHQELLRNSAEYRLLMSGAAEAATGLEGGAAR; encoded by the coding sequence ATGTCTGCGACCAGTGAAGGCAACCAGGAGACCGGGTCCCGGTCCGCCGTGCGCTCGCTGCTGCGCCTGTGGCCGTACGTACGCCCCGTGCGGGCGCGGCTGTTCACGGCGGCGGGTGTGGCGATCGTCGCGTCCTGCCTGAGCCTGGTGATCCCGCTCGTCCTGAAGTGGCTGGTGGACGGGCCGGTGGCCGACCGCGACCCGGGCGGGGTGTGGCTGGGCGGCGCCCTGCTGCTGGGGCTGGGGCTCGCCGAGGCGCTGCTGTTCGGGCTGCGCCGATGGCTGGTGGCGCGTCCGCTGGCGGGCGTCGAGGCGGCGATGCGCGCCGACCTGTACCGCCGTCTGCAGCGGCTGCCGGTCTCCTTCCACGACCGCTGGCCGTCCGGTCAGCTGCTGTCGCGGGCGACGACGGACCTGATGCTGCTGCGGCTCTTCCTGGCCTTCCCGATGACCTTCCTGGTGGTCAACGGCGCCACCATCCTGGTCGGTTTCGCGATCCTGCTGACGCAGGACTGGGCGCTGGGCCTGGTGCTGCTGGGGCCGGTCGTCCCGCTGGTCATCCTGTGCTCGCTGTTCGAGACGCGGTACTCGGCGGTGGCGCGCACCGCCCAGGACCAGCTGGGCGATCTGACCACGGTCGTCGAGGAGGGCGTCCTCGGCATCCGCATCATCAAGGGGTTCGGGCGGCACCGCGCGCAGGCCCGCGCCTTCCACTCGCTGTCGCACCGGCTGCGCACCACCGAACTGCGCAAGGCCCGCCTGCTCGCCACCCTGTGGGCCCTGATCATGGCGCTGCCGGAGCTGGCGATCGGCGCGGCCCTGGTGCTGGGGACGGTGCGGGTCGCCGACGGCGACCTGTCGGCGGGCACCCTGGTCGGCTTCCTGTCGACGGCGCTGGCGCTGCGCTGGCCCGTGGAGTCGATCGGCTTCCTCCTGGCGATCAGCCAGGACGCGGCCAACGCGGCGGACCGGTACTTCGAGGTGATGGACGAGCCGCCGGCGGCGGACGAGGACGGGGACGGACAGCGGTCCCCCGGCGGGAAGCGGCTGGGCGGCGGTGGACAGCACTCCCCCGGCGGGAAGCGGCTGGACGGCGAGGGCGCGAGCACCGGCGGCGGAGCGAGGTTCGAGCCCGCGAGCACCGGCGGCGGACTGCGGTTCGAGGGCGTCGAGTTCCGTTACGCGGACGCGCCCGACGGCGATCCGCCGGTGCTGCGCGGCATCGACCTGCACATACGGCAGGGCGAGTCCATGGCGCTGGTCGGCGCGACCGGCTCCGGCAAGACCACGCTGACCGCGCTGGTGCCCCGGCTGCACGAGGCGACCGGCGGCCGGATCACCGTCGACGGCCGGGACATCACCGCCATGTGCCGGGACGACCTGCGCACGCTGGTCTCGGTCGCGTTCGAGGAGCCCACCCTGTTCTCGGCGACGGCCGGGGAGAACGTGCTGATGGGCGCGGCGGACGGCGGGCCGGAGGATCTGTCCCGGGCGCTGGCGGTGGCCCAGGCCGACTTCGTCCACGCGTTGCCGGACGGTACGGACACGAAGGTCGGCGAGCAGGGGCTGAGTCTGTCGGGCGGTCAGCGGCAGCGGCTGGCGCTGGCCCGCGCCGTCGTGGGCCGGCCGCGCTTCCTGGTGCTGGACGATCCGCTGTCCGCGCTGGACGTGCACACCGAGGCGCTGGTCGAGGCCGCGCTGCGGGAGGTGCTGACGGACACCACGGCGCTGATCGTCGCGCACCGGCCGTCCACGGTGCTGCTCGCCGACCGGGTGGCACTGCTGTCGGAGGGCCGGATAGCGGCGGTCGGCACGCATCAGGAACTGCTGCGGAACAGCGCGGAGTACCGGCTGCTGATGTCCGGCGCCGCCGAGGCCGCGACCGGCCTCGAGGGAGGAGCGGCACGATGA